In the Breoghania sp. genome, TGTCGGTCGCGCTTTCGGGCTTCAGGCCAAGCGAGAACGTGAGGAGCAGGTGCGTCTCGTCGCGCAAGGTCGCAAGCTCAAGCGCGATATCGGGGGGCTGGTAGCCGCCCGCGCAAGCCGGCAGGGAGCCGCCGGTAAAGCCGCGCTGGATGGACTCGACGCGACAATCGATAGAGGGATCGCGCAGCGGATCCTCCGGATTGCCCCCCTTGAGCTTGGGGTCGATCTGGTCGAACAGCGCGCTGTTCCACTGCTGCATCGCCTTGCTGACATATCCCATCCAGCCCGAACCGATCCAGGTGAGGCGGGAGATGGTGCCGAAGGCGATGAAGTCGCAGGTTGCAACCCCGGTGAAGCCGTCAGCGGTCATCGGTTCGGTTCCCGAGAAGGCCGCCACGCCCCAGGACATGGCCATGTAGAGGCCTTCATAGCTCATGCCGGTCATGCGGGCGAAGCCACCGGTCATGCGGACGATTTTCATGCCGAAATACTCATAGGCGTAGACATTCGGCAGCATGTTGGTCGGGTCGTAGATGAAGTTGATATCCGGGAAGAACCCCTTCAGCTGAAGGGCGATCGAGTTGAACATCGATTGCGGAACCGGATTGCTGAACGGCATCTGGGTGCCGTTTTGAAGGATCGATTCCGACTCTGCCTGCGTGAAAAAGGCCTGGTAGGCCGTGGGCACCTCGGAGGCGCCGTAGGAGCGTGCGTAGACCTTGAACTTCGATGCGAAATTCGAATCCGCCGGAATGACCTGCGAGCCATCCTCAGAGAAGGTCATGTTTGCGTCGCTGCGCATCGCCTTGGTTGAGCGGCGGGAAAAGGCCTCGTCGTATTCGCGTGAGCCGATCTCGAAGCGTTCGTCCGCGGTGTCGAACAGGGAGGCGTTGCTTTCTGCGCTCATCTGGAGGTCGAAGTCCCCCACCACGACGCCATCGGCGAGCAACAGGTGGCCATCGGCCCCATTGTCGGTTGGGGCGGCGGTGCCGATGTGATGCACGCCGCCGAAATAGGAACCGATGGACACGAGCATCACCGGGACCGGGTTGCCCTCGGCGTCGATCAGTTCATCGCCGATATAAAGCGTGTTGGCCGTCACCAGCTTGCCTGAGGCCAGTAGCACCGGTTGGTCCGTGCTCGCGATCAGGTCATGCAATCCGTCTTTCAGCAGGTAGACGATATAGACCATGTTCGGCTGTTCGATCTGGTGTCCGGGCAGGCCGCCCGAGGCGCCCTCGCTGAAGCTCACCAGTTGCGGGCGCCACTCCAGCGTCATTCCGCTGCCCGACGTGCCGACAACGCTGGCGGCCAGAACCTCGGAGCCAAGCTTGATGTCCTGGATCTTCTCCGTCTCGCTGCCTGTCGGGCCGGTGCCGGGTACGGCGATCAGGGTGCCATAGGCGAAGCAGGCGCAACAGCAGAAGCAGTTCTGAAACCCCCAGGCCGGGTCCTTGCTCTGGAGCTCGGTACAGATCGGGATGATCTTGTCCGGATTGCATTTCCATTCGTTGTTGTTGGAGTTGTGACAGCAGACCTGGCTGACCGGGAAATACAGGTTCGCGCCGGCGCACATGGAGTGATAGGTCGACGACACCATGAAGTCCGCGCAGTGATATTGCAGGCTCATTCCATCGACGCCGCATAGGGGGGTAAGGCCCGCCTGCGTGAGCTTGTTGTAACAGGTTTGCGGATCGTAACCCATAGAAATAACTCCCTGAAATGTGCCTCTAAGGCATTGAATAAATGAATATTTCCCCGACCTCGGGACGCAACGCGAGTGGGGCGTTCCTCGTGGCGCGCGTCAGCGGGCCGGAGCGGGAAGGGGCTCTCCCCAGAAATTCAGGCCCGGATTGTCGGGGTCGGGTGCGGGGCAGGTGTCGGTGCTGCGTCGCGCCTTGTTTTTCACCACGCAGCCGCATTTCGCACAGACCGTCCTTTCCGCCTGACCGGCGCCCGCCAGACGGTAGAGCGTGGCTTGTCGATCCGGCGGCGCGATCAGGTTCGGACAGGCCCGGCAAGCCTCAAGGCGCCTGGCGTAGGTCGCCTCGTCGACGGTCGAAAACCCGGTCGCCGACCAGCGCGCAAGCGACGTGGCCGCACGTGAGACAAGCTCCAGTGCGGGAATGCGCTTTTCCTGTGCGGGTTGGGGCGGGTTTTGCAGGAGGCGGGCCAGATGCGGGGCGGAGCGGCGCGCGACGAGCAGGTTCTGCGCGTAGCTCTTGTGGGTGAGTGCGGCGATCATCACCTCCTCGCTCACCAGATCGTCCAGTCCGAGGATTTGCGAAAATGTCCGGCGCTCCTCCAGCAAGGACCCTTCATCCAGCAGGGAGCCTTCATCCATATCGGCTGTTGCCGCCGTCACGGGAGCGGTTTTCGGATTTTGCAGCATGAACTAACCAGATTCCAAATTGGCTAAGGTAAGCGAAAAAATCAATGAGATATAAAGTATTGGAGGGAATCATATCATAAAGAATGCGTTGTAAAATAGAAAAAAGCGATTTACATGGAATAAAAACGAACTACGATAAATGTAATATGGGCGCTTGCAGTGCGTTTGTATGTAATGTCTATTTATTTGCGTTATATATTATAAATTGAACGTTGGGTGTTTGTCATGACAATGGTTGTCCCGGCAAGTTCCGGTCAGATAAAAGAATTCGTTTCGGAAAATCGCCATATCGATTTGTCGTCATACAATCCCTTCGTGACGCAGGAGGAACTGAGGACCGAAAGGTCCGGCCTCAATGCGCCGAGCGCGCAGGCCGTGCTGCGGCTGATGCGGGTGGCGCGGACGAGCGGGCAGGTGGAAGCGCTGATGGGGGCGGGGTATCATTCCGCGCATCAGATCGCACGGCACTCCCGGCGGCATTTCTGCAAGACCATCGCGCCTTCGGTCGGGCTTTCGAGCGAGGAGGCGGACGCCATTCATCGTCGGGCCGAGGCCGTGCGCACGAAGGCGGCGCATCTTTGGGCGACGGTCAATGGCGCGATCGCCTCGCCGCATTATCGCGGCTCCAGGTTCGAGAATGTGTCGGCGGCGGTCGCTCAGCCTTTTGAGGCCCTGCCGAGCTATCAGGAGCTGTTCGGGACGCTCGACTACTGTTCCTGCGAGGAATGCAAGTCGATTTTCGGCCCGGCCGCGTATCTCGTCGATCTGAACCGGATCATCGACGAGTACATCACCGAGCCGAACAAGAGCACCATTCCCCCAGCGATGGCCTTCAACGCAAGGCGCCCGGATATCGCGCAGATTCCGCTGACCTGCGAAGCGACCAACACGCTGGTTCCCTATGTGATGCTGGTCAACCAACGGCTCCTTCACCAGGCTGGGCTTGGGCTGAATCCGCAGGGCCTGAGCGATGACGCGGTTATCGAGAAGCTCGCCGGCGAGATTGTCTATCCAAACCGTGCCCCCTTCAATCAGCCGGATTCGAGCATCCGGGGGCTGTTGAGCCGCCTTGGGTCGTCCTACGCGGATCTGTTGGCGGCGTGGCGTCAGCCGGCGGATCTTGTCTCTTCGCGCGGGCTCGGGTTCACGCAGGATACCGAGACCATTGTCACGACCGTGGCGGCAACGGATCAGGAGGTCGCTCCCTATTACGGGGTGGCGGCCGCCGATATCGGCTCCCTGGCGGATGTGGAGACATTCCAGCTTGTCAACGATCTCGACTACGGCCAGGTCCTGTCGCTGGTGAACCAGAACCTGTCCGATGCGGAGATCGCTGCGGGGCTTCAGGCCAACTTCTTCATCAACAGCACGTCCGGCGGAACGGTCGTCTCGATTGATACCAGCGGCGCGCGGGAGAGCCTGAAGAACCTTGGGGCTCCGGCGCTTGATGCGATCAATCGCCTGATGCGGCTGGCGCAGGTTGTCGGGCTTGAGACGCAACAGGCGGACTGGGCCTTGCGGGTGGCGGCCAGCGGGGGGACGCCGGTCATCACGCAGGCGGCCATGCGGGTCATTTCGATGATCCGTCAGGCCATGAGCCACAAGGATTTCACGTTCGATCAGGCGGCGAGCCTGTTCGGTCCGATCAAGACCTACGGATCGGGGGGATCGGACGTGCTCGATCCCTTCGACCAGCTCTTCAATACGCCGCAACTGGTGGCCCAGGTCGGTCACTATCATCCGGCAGGCAATCCGCTGAATTCCACCTATACCGACACGGTTCTGACCTGGACGCCGGGCGATACGAGCGCGGCCAATCTCGCCGCCCTCAACCGCGTGTTGCCGGGCATTGGCTTGAGTGTGACGGATGCGAATGCGCTGGGAACAGCGCTCTTCGGCACGGCCAGCGCGACGGATCTGGGGGTCGCCACCATCTCCGCGCTTTATCGTCATGCGCTGTTGAAGGGCGTGGCGCAGATGACGATGGAGCAGTACCTGCTGGTCTTGCGGCTGGCGGATGCGACCAAGGCGGATCTGACAGCCGATGACGTTTCGGCGATCACCTCGCTCCTGATGCTTCTCGATGGGCTCAATCTGTCGGTCTATGACGTCGACTACCTCGTGTCCGGCACGATCACGGCCTATGTGAGCCTCCCCTACGATCCCACAAGCGTGGAGGAATGGCAGGTCTCGCTGATCAAGCAGGTGCCGGATGCGACCGCGCCCGAGGCTGCAAGCCAGATTACCGACCAGGTGGCGGTTCTGTTCGGCGAGCAGGCCCAAACCATGGTGCCGGTCTTTGCCATGGCGCGCGCGGCGGTGGCGCTGCCATCCGGGGCGGCAGACTGGGAGGCAGGGTTTCTGGCCTGCGATGCGCAGGGCAAGCCGCTCTATCCCGACTATGTCGCGGAGGTTCTGGCATGGTGCGCCCGTTGGCTGGTGCTGAAATCCGATCTGTCTCTGGCGGCTGAGATCGTGGAGAGCATGGCCGTGCTGCCTGCGCCCTACGGGCTGACGTCCTCCTATTCAACGATCGACCTGACCGCCATTTCGGCGATCGCGGCCATCGCTGGGACGATCAAGCGGACGGGGGATGTCCGGTTCAAACTTTTGACCTATCTGGCCGACAGCCAGCCCGGCAGCTCCGTTCCGCTCGAAACGCAGCTCGCGGAGCTTTTCGAGGCCACGAACTGGGCGCCATCCGTCACCGGGCCGCTCCTTTCGGGGCCGGTGAGCTCTGTCTCGCCGCAAGGCTTGCAGATCGCGGCGCTCTCGCAGGCCGTTGCCGTCGTTAAGGATACGGGGGCGGAGGTCGGATTTCTGACCTCGCTTGTGGATCTGGCGACCAAGCCCGCCAAGGCGAACTGGTCGGCGTTCACAGAAGCTTCGGGCGCGATGTTGGCCGTCGCGCAGGCGCGTTACGGGCAGGACTGGTCGAGTGTCGCGGTTGATATCGAGAGCAGGCTCAATGTCGCGCTGCGCGATGCGCTGCTGCCTTTGGTCCAGCAGCAATTGCGCGCGACCTATCCGGATATCCGCACCTCGCGAAATGTCTACGAGTTCCTGCTGATCGATGTCGACATGGGGCCGGAAACGCAGATATCGGTGTTGAAGGAGGCGCTCAACGCCAGCCAGCTCTATCTGCAGCGCTGTCGGCTGCGGCTGGAAACCGGCGTGGAGGATGTCGATATCGCTCCGGTCTGGTGGACCTGGATGATGAATTACAGGGTCTGGGAAGCGAACCGGCAGATCTTCGTCTATCCGGAAAACTATCTCATCCCGTCCTTGCGGACGAATGGCACCGTGCCTTTCAACACGCTGGAGGACAATCTTCGCCAATCGAAGATCACGCCCGAATATGTAGACGCGTGCTTCACGACCTACATGGGAAGTTTCTTCGAAGCGGCGCAATTGCGCGCTGTCGATACGTTCCGTGGCAAGATCAATGATCCCAAGCGGGGGGAGGTGGAGGCAACCTTCGTCTTCGCGCGCACCGATACCGATCCGCGCGAATACTATTACTGCGCCAAGACCGACAATCGCCCATGGTCCGGATGGGAGAAGATCGACGTTCAAATTCACGCCGACAGCATTACGCCGGTTTATGCCTTCAACCGGTTGTTCCTGTTCTGGATCGAGTTGACGCCGACAAACAACTCCACCATTCAACCCACCACGGGCGGGGGCAGCGAATCCACGGAATCGATCACCTACAATGCGGCGCTGCGCTACGCGTTCATCAATGTCCAGGGGAAGTGGACCTCGGCCCAGACGCTGACGGCCGACGAGGTGGTTTTCTTCTATTCCAATGGCGCGGACAAGGTGCCGCTTGCCGAAAACAAGATCTTCTCAGGCCTCTTCGACATGTCCTCCGCGGCCTGGCGTCGGCCTGGTGCTCTGCACCTGACGGCGCAGAATTTCCCCGTTGCGCCAAAGTTGCAGACAAAGGAAAAGATCGCCGTTTTCTACGGACCGTGCGTGATCGACGGCGGGCAGGTCGTCGATCCGGGCGCGCCGCCTCCTTCGGGCGGATCCGCGTTGGATTTCTATCGCAATCTCGTGGAAACGGTGGAGCACTACAATTTCGCCCAGCTCGGCCAGCTGACGGGCAATATCACCGTTCAGCGCGCGCTGGTGATCGATGGCCTTCTGGAAGACAGCGTGCTGATGTTCAACCGCGAGGATATCCAGCTCGATGGATATCGCGCGAAGAACGACCTGAAAACGGTGGATGTCCAGCTGTCGGGGACAGTGGGAGAGGTGGTTCTGGTCTCCACGCCGGTCCCCATGTCCGGACAACTTGTGGCCGATCCCGCGAACCTGCCCATGGCAAATTCGGGCGGGCTGACCATGGGCTCGCAGCTTTTCATCTCCCCCGCCATCGACAGCGCCACGGCGACGAACATCTTCAGCACGCTGAAGGCGGCGGGCATCATCACCGCGCAGTCGAAAGTTGATCCGGCCGCACTTGCCGCCGCCGATCTGATCGAGACGCTGAAATCCATTTTCGTGCCGCTGGGCTTCAGTGCCGAACAGATCATGGATGTTCAGAAAACCCTGTTCTCCGGGCTGGATTCCACGACGCTGTTCAGCGGTCAGGATATCATGAGCGCCACAGTCATACCGGTGCGCAACCAGCCCGGCTCGGCGGTCCTGTTTTCAAGTGGCGAGACATTCCTGCTCGCGCCCCGGCAGAGTACCTCCGCGACCGATCCGCTCGCGCCGGTCTTCTCCTCACTTAGTTCCAGCACCATCGCCGCCGTGCCGCTGATCCACGAGATGTCCTTCGTGACGAAGTACACTTCTCAGCAAAACGGCCCCGAGCAGCTGTCGAGTTCGGATTCCGAAAATGTCTACACGCTGCTGGATTCCTACAACGTCATAGATGACGGCGTCTTCAATACGTCGCTCACCTACCAGACCGTCTCCACCTTTCTCGCCACCTTGCAGAACCCGAAGCTG is a window encoding:
- a CDS encoding neuraminidase-like domain-containing protein codes for the protein MTMVVPASSGQIKEFVSENRHIDLSSYNPFVTQEELRTERSGLNAPSAQAVLRLMRVARTSGQVEALMGAGYHSAHQIARHSRRHFCKTIAPSVGLSSEEADAIHRRAEAVRTKAAHLWATVNGAIASPHYRGSRFENVSAAVAQPFEALPSYQELFGTLDYCSCEECKSIFGPAAYLVDLNRIIDEYITEPNKSTIPPAMAFNARRPDIAQIPLTCEATNTLVPYVMLVNQRLLHQAGLGLNPQGLSDDAVIEKLAGEIVYPNRAPFNQPDSSIRGLLSRLGSSYADLLAAWRQPADLVSSRGLGFTQDTETIVTTVAATDQEVAPYYGVAAADIGSLADVETFQLVNDLDYGQVLSLVNQNLSDAEIAAGLQANFFINSTSGGTVVSIDTSGARESLKNLGAPALDAINRLMRLAQVVGLETQQADWALRVAASGGTPVITQAAMRVISMIRQAMSHKDFTFDQAASLFGPIKTYGSGGSDVLDPFDQLFNTPQLVAQVGHYHPAGNPLNSTYTDTVLTWTPGDTSAANLAALNRVLPGIGLSVTDANALGTALFGTASATDLGVATISALYRHALLKGVAQMTMEQYLLVLRLADATKADLTADDVSAITSLLMLLDGLNLSVYDVDYLVSGTITAYVSLPYDPTSVEEWQVSLIKQVPDATAPEAASQITDQVAVLFGEQAQTMVPVFAMARAAVALPSGAADWEAGFLACDAQGKPLYPDYVAEVLAWCARWLVLKSDLSLAAEIVESMAVLPAPYGLTSSYSTIDLTAISAIAAIAGTIKRTGDVRFKLLTYLADSQPGSSVPLETQLAELFEATNWAPSVTGPLLSGPVSSVSPQGLQIAALSQAVAVVKDTGAEVGFLTSLVDLATKPAKANWSAFTEASGAMLAVAQARYGQDWSSVAVDIESRLNVALRDALLPLVQQQLRATYPDIRTSRNVYEFLLIDVDMGPETQISVLKEALNASQLYLQRCRLRLETGVEDVDIAPVWWTWMMNYRVWEANRQIFVYPENYLIPSLRTNGTVPFNTLEDNLRQSKITPEYVDACFTTYMGSFFEAAQLRAVDTFRGKINDPKRGEVEATFVFARTDTDPREYYYCAKTDNRPWSGWEKIDVQIHADSITPVYAFNRLFLFWIELTPTNNSTIQPTTGGGSESTESITYNAALRYAFINVQGKWTSAQTLTADEVVFFYSNGADKVPLAENKIFSGLFDMSSAAWRRPGALHLTAQNFPVAPKLQTKEKIAVFYGPCVIDGGQVVDPGAPPPSGGSALDFYRNLVETVEHYNFAQLGQLTGNITVQRALVIDGLLEDSVLMFNREDIQLDGYRAKNDLKTVDVQLSGTVGEVVLVSTPVPMSGQLVADPANLPMANSGGLTMGSQLFISPAIDSATATNIFSTLKAAGIITAQSKVDPAALAAADLIETLKSIFVPLGFSAEQIMDVQKTLFSGLDSTTLFSGQDIMSATVIPVRNQPGSAVLFSSGETFLLAPRQSTSATDPLAPVFSSLSSSTIAAVPLIHEMSFVTKYTSQQNGPEQLSSSDSENVYTLLDSYNVIDDGVFNTSLTYQTVSTFLATLQNPKLSDTQMRVIYNILCNNAMITKEYFVGKGLGIDPTLSASIYTQLQTYSVVDGMGRVSNDLLSPNFIFQMLSNDINNRNITPMQVPQIYQVLAQAPRPLVLTYENSGDTSAFSAASDYKYSVTRLSTSAVPKLNQALFSGGVPALLQTSMQGYPVQPEMPFSRLDPNSANVIYPTALDGTQVDFDGLYGEYFWEIFFHIPRLIAYMQETGLQYEDGMSWLHYIFNPTVPEEFVTADVIVSQTNQEINQATANDVIASLQSNTIGTPPAPVLSPQGRVNPALTPQTDLSFLSQAPASLTDEQIGMVQAILLNYELSSPVAHYWQFFPFRNHTLKSLSEILSDDNPGIEIYNDDPFDPYLIARLRIGAFEKATVMQYVELLIKWGDMLFTQDSWESITAATMLYVYAGDLLGPRPVNVGECPGSDPLTFADIQKAYAGQPGGIPQFLIDLEMFTTSNGNAMPSMTSHAFNDLNVYFCVPPNDMLMGYWDTIDDRLFKIEHSMNIKGQVRTLALFQPPINPLDLVKAAAAGSNVLAVASSGTGPIPAYRFDSTIALAKQLAQSVSAFGASLLSALEKENAEGLSQLQTSQAGQILEMTVTMKTQRIQELTYTIASLNASLQSAQARNDHYQHLIDEGLSPGEIVGLTAMSVGLVANLVATTLETAAAIGYAVPQVGSPFAMTYGGKQLGHMIQASAGVAKLGAEIANFTMQMSQTVAGYQRREQDWQIQQVTAGYDVEQITQSIAAAEEQLAQAQQDLAITQRQIEQNQAIAEYLNDKFTNRQLYAWMASRLSTIHYQAYQVAIEEARRAQAAYQFELLSDQTFVGFNYFDDAHKGLLAGEGLLGDLNRMEASYRAENTRMLEIVKTISLGHVAPEALLALKSTGTCAFSLSEALFDYDYPGQYARMIKAVTVSVPALLGPYEQIKATLTQTKNQVVTAPDPNVVKYLLTGQGSAPSSGLRTDWQSNQMIALSGGIDDSGLFTMNFADERYLPFENTGAVSSWKLEIPKSTNHFDFEALSDVIITLRYSAYFDGGLRTSVEGLLAKTPYRGGFYVSAAAQQPLAWTAFLQNHATTSTQDLVLTFDPRLVSGYQSATIIAVTVKLDLAEGVNLSGGAQIASLTAGRETAIDLSFTDGISESGSLTWKADKAMGDWTISFDLTSPDIAPLLENGFIDPAKLLNVELVVIYDAKVFPV